The DNA window tttttcgttATTTCAAAGACTCTGCTACTTGTTTCTATCTCTTTCCAGTCTGTGGTTCTTCTGAGTTCCTCCATCCGTATCCCTTCGTCctcccatcttctccagcccTCAATGACTGCACAGCGCTTTATCCCTGCAAGGCCCAATCTAGTCTCCTTAGCCGGCCCCAGCGAAGTCCGCTAGAAGGAAACACGGCCGCACCAGAAGCCCCCGTCAGCAATCCCGGCTCCACATCGCTCTGGCTACTCCATTATTTCCCCCTGTGCCCGTGCGGCCCAACAGTGGATACGGGACAGCCACGCCGATCTGAATGAATCACAATTTTGTGTATTTATTTCTGGAGATTCGCGAAATGAGCATCCATAGGGCGGACGAGCCAACCAATGAGTAGCTCTCACACTTAATTAATCAATTGCTCTGGGCCAATCGTCGCTCTCAGCACCACGCCTAGAGCGACAgccagagagagagagagagaagaaaggaataAGTTTACGCCAGGGCAGAACATGACGCAAGTCCGAGACAAAGCCCGTCAGGATAATTACAATTATGTAGGGCAAGTGATGACCCCTGAACTTCGTGAAGCAGCTGGAAGAAAGCCGGTACCATGTACATCGCAATGGTGCGACACTGCATCGCCCTCGTGCAATGGAACCTCATCACCAAACATCTTTACTAGTGTGTATGATCTATTTGCTAGCCTAACCGGACCGTCGAAGGCTAAATAGTCCTTCTTGCTAGTACTGTTCGACCAAGTGTGACTCGGTCCGCGGGCCGAATGTTCAGTCACTGTCGTGGCCTGCACATGTGGTTTCTTCTGGTCTTCCATGCTTCGAGCCTCGTCGAGCTTACTGATGTCTACCCCTGATGTCTACCCCTGATGATATCCACCGCATCAGCAGCATTCCCCCTTTTCCCCCATCGAGGCTAAAGCAGGTTGAACCAGGCTGAACCCACTCCACACTCATTACCTCGGGCCGGCTTGATTGGCGCGCCAAGCCTTCTGCTGACCTTCTGGCGGCCTTCGCGAAGGGGTTCGAAGGCTTGTGGAACAGCCCTGCTCGGACGCTCGCCGTTTGTCCCGCGCGATCCCCATTCTGGATGGTGCGCGCACGAAGGCCCGAGCACTATGACCGCATGTCGACCCCGGCCCGAGGCTGAGCACGCGCTAGATCGTCCGGTGCATCGATACGTCGTTCCTGGCTCCAATCGTGGACGTTCGTGGTCACTTTTTGGGCCCGCTGCCCAGTTGTCCGTAGATAAAAGGGGCAGGGGCCATTTCGCTATGTGTCCGGTAAGGTTGGGCACATCTCACCATCCCGTCTTTTCCTACCTCTTTCTACTTCCTCTTTGGGATGATGATCTTTCACCGCATCCGACCCCCCTGACTATTTCCTTTCTTTGCCAGTGATGGCACTCTTCTCCGGCCAAGTTCTCATCCCGGTCTTGCGGGGGTTTGCGGAGGGTGTTTTCGTAACTAACCACCGGTGACCCGTGCCTGCAGTAGCCGCCTGGCCAATGATAAATACATAGCCGGAGGCTTCTAGAATTCTTTTGTTGTTTCcttgttttattttttccTACTCATTTTTCTCTCGACGTGTAACGGGGTGGAGTGGAGGCCCAGTCCACATGGTTGTGGCTGAGGTGTATCAGGTCCGCGCTAGTCGGACTATTAGTAGAACACGCTGTCGCCTTATTGCCCCTGATTAAGATTAATGATGTTAGCGGTTTTACGTATCGGTGTGTggtgattattattcttgcAATTCCAAAAAGATTGAGAGAGAGTTTCGCAATTCATGGATTCAGATATACAATTCAAAACCCCCTGATCCTGAGAGCACCTACGGTTACGCTCCGACTCGCAGGACCGACCCACTGATGTCCGCCGTGCATAAGTCGACGAGTCCGCGTCAAGTAGTGCCGATAGTGCATAATGTGCCCTGCTCAATCCAGAATCTTAATTTCCGAGTTTGGGGATCGTCGGAGACGATGAATATCTCCATTCTATGGATGATTGGACGTTGGGCTGCTGCACACCCTAAGGAACTCGCACTGTACCTACCCCCCGACGCTAGCAGTGCTCCCTCCATAGTAATGCGATAAGTGGCTTGAGAATCCGTCCTAAAATAAGGTTAGAGGGTCTTGTGATTATCTCCACACAGGCCAGTGCGGGAATGAGATGGGCATTGCTTAGCGTCCCCTTCGTCCGCATTCTACGGAGAAGCCTTCTGTACTCCAGACCAAGCATCTCACCATGCCAAGCAAAGGAATCACGATCTACACTTACATCTCCATTGAGGGATACGAGGTCGAGTTCACCGTGCCGAAGCAGGCAGTGCGCAACACGGCGGCTGATAACTTCACCTCCAAGGACCTCGAGGTTGAGTCGTCCAATATCCCCGGGATGAAGCATTTCACTGGTCGTTTCGAGTGGaacctcctccaccatggtGCTGTTATTGCAAGTGCTTACTGTGATATCAACGCCCTCACGGGCAAGCTGGAAGGCGGCACAATGGCCGCCACAGTGGACTGCAAGGCTATTGTCACCGACGAAGCGATCATCACATATGGCTTCTACGACGCCGGCCATGGAGAGGTTGGGCTTACCAACCGCGACCAGTGCTATGTGACGGTCTGTTCGATCGCGAATCGCTTTTGGATGGGGACCGTAGCACCACCCGGATCGGCGGCGGCCCAGAAACCTTTTTCGCGCTTCGTGCTCGCGGCCCCCCACGACGATGGCATGAACAGTATGACCAGCTGCGATGCTGTGTTCCAGCACCTTAATGGAGACATGGTGGCTGATCTGCGCAAGATCGCGCCCACGCTGCGTTATTTTGATCACCTGCCAGACCACATGCTGCTGGAGAAACTGCCGCACATCGTCTACGGCCTTTCCATTacccagaagaaggatgtGCCCAGCATGCTAGCACTGGGGGCGCGGTACTTTGAATTCCGTCCGGCGAAACTTGTCCCACTCTTTCAGAAACTCTCGGTGTTGCCGAACAGGTTCTACTTTCAACACGCGTGTATCCCAGGCCTTGCTTTTGACGAATTCCTCGACCAGCTAGTCGCCTTTCTTGACGAGTTCCAGACGGAGGTCTTGACTATCCACATTCGTTGGGATAATATCGTAAAGGAGTGCCAATTACCGACGGAGCAGGAGGTTCACGAGCTGTTGACTACCGCTTGCAACAAGGCAACTCGCCAGCGTTTGACATGGGGTGGCAGCGAGTGCTTCCAGCGACCGATCGACGAGCTCCGGAATAGCGGCACCCGGCTGATCTGTGTTGTTCATGCAGACAAGTATGACAGCTGGACAGCCGAGGCGTATGCGACCCTGGACGCAAAGCCCATCATCGACCGGTTCGAATCTATGCACACAGCCGGGCAGGAGAGCAGTGACTTGACCGTGCTGCAATGCCAGGCAACCTCACAATCAATAAAGGATGTCTTGGTATACAGTGTCTTATCTGCCGACGCGGCATCTTCGTGCTTAACGTCGACCAAGGCTGCCTTGGACATGATGACACTTCCTTGGATTCGGAAGAATGCTCTCCAGCGACTCCAAGCCAACAAGACAATTGTCATCATGAATGATTTTATCGACGGGGCGACTATCGATACGTCTATTGCGTTGTCGCGGCAGAGGCTAGCCGCGTAGTCCATCACTGAGTGACCGAAGGGATGGAAGTACCACGCTAACAAAATCAATGGAACAGACCACAGTAGATGCCCTGTTGGTTAGAAAGGTCTAACACAGTACTTGTTTGTTAATATGTTGCAATATGCGAGCAGAGAGTTGCGACCGCTTCGTAAATTTTCTCTTTCGCTAGGTTAGCGTACGGTTCTATATACTTGCTCCCTAAGTTCACTCCAATCTCCTTGTCTGAAATATAGACCAGTGGCATTCGATCTCACCAGCTTTTATTATTGCATAGTGTATGGAGAGTGTCAAAATCGAGATCGACTTGTTAACACTGGTATTGACCAGTAAAGGGTGCGGCTGACGATTGCCCACGCAGGGTAACATTCTGTGCTCGACATCAACCAAAAAGGCGAGGATAATTATAGCAAGGCTCACCTAAGGCGGCCCACATGCCCCGCCATCCGATCGATCCACTGACGTATATGACTGACTCCGCCCTCCACGCTGCCCCTTGTTAATTATTTCCATCTCGATCGATATCCTACATCTTCATTACCTACACATTCATCTACCTGTCACCATGGGATTCCTAGGCCACCACGATCTCGCTCCCGTCCCCGAGCCTCTCGCGATATTCGACCAATTCGTCTCGAGGGAGCCGCAGACTCTAGTCCTGAAAGAAAAAGTGCTCTCCGTCTCCGGGGACAGCTTCGACATCAAGCTCGCCAGCGGAGAGCCGATTCTGAAAGTGCATGGATCCTGGATCTCGCTTTCCGGTCGCAAGAAGGTCGACGATATCCATGGCCAGCATCTCTTTGACATCGTCAAGGAGCATCTCCACATCCATTCGACTTATGCGATTGAAGATACGCATAAGAAGAAGATTGTTGAGGTCAAGAATAGTTTTACTTGTAAGTGCCGTCCCCAGGCAAGCCAAGACCTATCTGTCTGAATCCCCAAATGGCTTGACTCCCTATGTTATAACTATCCGTTACTGACCGCACTGTGTAGTGCGCGGCTCGAAAGCCACCGCCACTTTCACTGCTTCGAACGGCAAGGCGGGGACTTTCCAGATGAAAGGCGGCTGGTTCGATCATAGTGCCGATATTGTGGAAACAACAAGCGGCCAGAACCAGACGGTGGCTCGCATCGACCGGAAACTACTTACCGGCCGGGACCTTGTTTTTGGGCAGCAGACGTACGCCGTCGTCGTGGCACCTGGTGTAGACGCGGCATTAATCGCCGCCTTGTGTATCTGCTTCGATGAGAAGAACCATGAGGACTAGTCATCCTCGGATGCACTACGGCGAGGTCCGATTGTGATGAACAGATGAAAGCGGCGTACTAGCTATTCTTCACTCGAGGGAGCAAGGCCCTCGTATTAAGATCACTGGATCTTGCACTCAGATTCAAGAATATCCGTTTCGTATTAGGAATATCTCATCCCAATTCATTACAATAAGTGAACATAAAAGGTATACCCGGTCTATAAACAAACAAGCAagtcaagaaagaaagtgaaAACCCCTATGCTAAGTGTGTGAGCCCAGTGCTCAATGCCCATGGCGCCAAaagatgaggaagagcgTGGGGCGGGGGCAATAAGGATGCTCGCTGGTGTCCCCGAAACCCAAGACGAAATGAGTGGCCAATGTATAATTGACATTGACATGCAAAATATAAAGGAAAATCACCGCTTCTGCCAGGACAGCTCTAGAACTTTATCACCTCGTCTCGTGTCTCGCTGGATATACCATTGCGTGACTCGGCCGGTGATTTCGTCCACCTCGCTGTCCTGGAGCAGATAGCTGATCTTGTCGTCGTCTCGGGGACGCAGAGGGCCGAGCTCGTGGAGATACATATCCAGGCCGGCACCGTTGTGCCCGTCCCAAGTCATCTCCATGGTAAGGTCGCCCGGCTCGAGCATTTGGGAGTAGCGGATCACGGAAAAACCGTTGGTCAGGATGAAGCCGTCGCTGAAGTGCCACTGGCGTAGGAGACACTCATCCCCACAAAGACTGGAAATGACGCCGAGCTTGGTCATGTCGGCGTGGAACCACGACTTCCAGTGGTGCACGGACAAAGGGGGTACTCGGCCCGCCTCGAAGAACCCAGATGCGTCCACCATCAGGTCCAGCTGGCGCAGGCGGTGGTCGATGGTCAGTCGGGTTTGGGTGTATTGGTAGATGCAGTAGGCAATGCGACGGTCACCGGAGAAATTCATCAGCTGACACTCGTCGTACACGGTGACCAAATCTGACACCAGTGGGCGCGACAAGAAGACGCCTGCGCCTCCAAATGCCATCACTCCAAACACTCCGATCTGCGGGACGCCCTCGGATATACCGCCAATGTACATCGGCTGAGTGTGGTCGTATTCGCCTAGCGCTTTCACCAGCGCGGGCATGGACAGGAAAAAGGTATCATCGTCGATAATGCAGCCCCATTTGGTCTGGGGGCGCATATTCTTTTCCAACAGCGGAACTAGCGCAAAATATCGGCGGAGGTAGTCATCCTCCGACACGTGAACATGGAGATTGATGCCCATGGCATCCGCCTTGGCCTGGACTAGAGGAATCCGCTCATCTGGCTCCACCATGGCAAAGATCCGAGTCCGCGTATACGCAGCCCAGTGTTCGAACGCATTGAGCGAATCGTTCAGTCTGTCCACGGTGGTCGCCACACCAAAATCGATATGCGACGCATCGGCCATTGCGGGCTTAGGGGGGAGCTTGACCGACACCGGGAGGGGAATCGAGCATCCGTCCTGCGGCTGCTCCATCAATGTGTGATCGTtgctcttgcccttgcccttcGAGGGATCCCACAAGGGCTGGTCTAGTTTCTGGGTCATGGGGACCTCTTCGTCGGTGAAGTCCACCACGATTTCCCGCCGGGTGAAGTCGGCCAGTTTCTTGATCTCGAGCTTGAGCAGCAAACTCTCGTCGAGCTCGCACTTGACatcggcggagatggtgatATTACTAGCCTGGTGCATCGGCGGGTTTTGTGGCTCGATGGTCGGCCAGATTAAAGCGGTAAACGCGGCGATGCAGACGAAGATCACCACAAACCGCATTAACCGCCTCCATGCCCAGGAGGCGGCCGAGGATGGCCGGTCGCGATTGTGGAGAAGAATCATATTTTAGGTTGTGTCACTCGGTGCTTATTTGAAAAGATACCATGCGAAATCGACGTTTAGAGGCGCATCAGCATTGCGGAGTTTTGCTCCGGATGAGCCAGGGGGAGGCGAGAGAAGGAACCGCGGTCCGGAGAGGCAAATGAGGGTCGAAGGGTCGGGCCTGCTAAGCACAGGGTGGTGGGATGAGAAAGCGAGAgtggagggaggagggggaagaaCACGAAGCAGGAATCCAGTTCGCTTAAAGATCGGTcgaaaaaaggaagaagaggaaaggaagaggaacaagaaaaagagacggGGGGCAGACCCGCTGGTCCCATGGTTAGTCCGTGAAAACTGCGTTAAGGGGCATGCCGATCATGACGCGGAAGTCACGTGACACGGTGAGCCGTTCACTGCGGCTGTGGTTTCACGGAGGGATGTTGCACTGGGATTTATTCGTCGGGGACATGTTTGGCAGAGTCATTTGGTCGACCGACTCGTCTTCGTCTCGGTTCTCTGGGACCCAGGAGGTACACAGCAGATGCCGTTTCGCGGCGATATCGCAGCCAGTGCCAAGACTGGCGCGCGCCATCGTTGCCGCTGACTCGCCGCTCATTTCATCCTCTAGCTCCACGTCCACGCGTCGTTTGAGCATCATTGTGCCGTCAAGGTTTCTACCCCAGTCGCCGACAATACTTCTGGAGGATGCGGCGACACGGTAGAATCATATCACTTCTCTACTGATCTGCTAACTAGGCGTAAAAATACTGTCCTTGGTGCATCTGTTCTCGAGTCACTTCCTGCTCGCGGCTAGACCCTCTGGCACCGCCGACCCACTACCCCCCTGCCGATGATCTGAGCCTTGACCAAACATTGTGACTAGCACAGAAGCTAGAACAATGCGAGAGCTAGGCTTTTGAAATGCAAGATGATCTCCCCCGACCCCTGACTGAGCCTACTACATACTACTGCTCACACAATAATACGCATCATTTCAATGTTGCCCCACCGGCGGTTCTGGGTCGGGGTGGCCCGACGCCTCTTCTGTCagccaagaagaaaaactATAACGGTTTTCCCGCGAGTGGAGATACCCAGACACTGGGCTCTTGGTACTCGGCAACTAAGGCCTAAAAAAGTCTTAATTAGCGGTCTCATAGTGCCCCGGTCATTCATATAGTCTGTCGGTCTATCGGTACGtcattcttttcttattGTATGTCAGCGCTTTGAGGCCAGCCAGCGGCGAATCATCGCAATTGCTGAAGCTATCGCCTTACAAAAGCAACCATTCAAGTGACCTTTCAATCTTGATGAACAACTGGAGACACAAACCCCACATTTTGCAGCCCTAGAGGCCGTAGCTTCAAGGCTCTCCACCTCACAAACCCCCCTCTCATTCACGCTATGAAAAAGAACCAGTCCCTCACTGCGCTTCGAATGGCCGAATCTTTCTTATTATTCTCCTTGGGTCGGCCCAAATGCTAACGGGCGAGGCTTCCCCCATATATCGCACGGGAGAAAACGCCATACACCTGCGTGCCGGCGGGCAAACAAGTACTTTATTACCCACTCAGCCAGGGGAGGCAGCGCAGGCCACTGACTTCCGCCCTCGAAGGTGACGTCCCGCAGACCAAGCACCATGGGAGGCACCACTTGCTGTGATTTGTGAATTGATCAATCAACATGActttcctctctccttctgtcCAGTACACATGGCTTACGTACCTTGTCTTGTTTCGTCGCAGAGGCTACACACTGCTTGTACACTTTTAGCAAAGCCTCCCCATTATAAGGCTGCATTGAGAGAAGGCTATCGATCTCGTTGCTTAGATGCTGGTGAAAACTGGGCGCCAAGTTCTCAACGATTCCACGGAGGGTTGAGGCATCGTAGGATCCGGGTTTAGTGCTGGCCCCATATGTCAGGAGGTTTTGCAGCTGTGACTGAAATGCATGATGCTGCTCCACGTTGTTTCCCAGGAAGCTAGCGATACCAATAGCTTTCTCAAAACCTGGAAAcatctcttcctcttctagGATGTGGTGATCGGATACCCAGTTTGCCCAGAATTTTATAAAACCGAGAAAATCCTCAATGTCGGCTGGCTTTTGGACTTGTTCGGCCTGCAAGTAGATACTGTTTAGGCCGCGGATCATACAATTATGAGTGCAGGCCATTTCGTTCGCGATGTAAATCGCAGCGTGTTTTGACTTTCGGACGTTAGCTGGGGATAAGTTTATCAGGCATTTAGATAGGGATCACGACTCACCACATCCTGAGTTTTGGATGGGGTTTCGATGAGTGGCCACGGCCCATCCGCCCATGCGCGGCTTGTCATAATGATCGTGGGGAGAGATTTGGAGCGAGGGTTTTCAACTGTGGGAGAGGAATATTTCGGGCAACTTGACAAGGCAAGAGAGGCTGGAGGAAGTGCAACTCTTGGTAACAGGAAACTGGGAGAGTCTCAGCTAAATAATTCTAGAGAGTGGCGTTGACAGAGTCCAGACTAGCCAACTCGGTAGGTGAGAGCCGAACAAGGACCGCAATGTACGAGTTTCAGGCCCCCTGTCGCTTAAGCCACAGACAGTTTTAGGGCCAAGCTGAATAGCTACAGCAAGATTATTATACCGCAGGTCAGGTTTCGGCGAGATTGCCTAAATTCATCGAAAATCGGCCACCATCTATTTACAAGGTAGTACCAGTCCAAAGTCCGGATCCCCTAGTGTGAGATTGTTACAAGGTCTCAACTGCAGGTACAAGTTCTATTGCATACGCCAGAATAATCCAAAACATGTATGCCTCCCAAGTTCCTATTACCTCCCACCATCTTTCTCGCTGGCTGCATCGTGTTCCTGAGAAAACAAAATTTCTAGCTTGAGACCCTGAATCCGAGGTCAAGGAATCTCCTGTATCCTTCACAATCATGCCTTTGACGTCGGTGCCACCAACTCCGATGATCCATCATCCGATCCCTGGCCATAGACAACATCGGgcttccccttccctttctgGAAAAGCAGCTTGGGGAGTCTTCTCCAGAACGACCTTGTTTCCACGATTGGCAAAATTCCGCATAGGAAGAATGCACAGAACACCCAGATAAAAGAGATGACCACCCAGGCGGTGAAAAAATTTCTTGAGAAGATATAATGGCTCAAAAACATAGGAATTGGGATGACGAAATCCATAATGAACGATAAAATGCCGGAAAGGGTCACGGCGACGATGAAAGTCTTTTGTAAAGTTTTGGGGTCGTCGGTGATAGCTAAGTCTTCGAGCGTATCTTTTTCCTCATCACGGGCTGCTTGGGGGCCGGACTCGTTGGGGACGTTGACGGAGTCTTCTTCGGCTCCCGGTTGGGGGCGTCCGGGTCCTGGAGCATTGATGGCGCGTGTTTTCTCCCAATCGAAGTCATCTGGTTTGAGCCATGAGATTGTTAgggtgaggatgaggccAGTTAGCACGCCAGCCATGTTGCCGGCGAGTGTGGGATAAGAGCCACCAGTTGTCTCCACGCTGATGGTTCCATAGTGTACCTTAGCCTCGACCAACCATGCGGTTAGACCGGCAATTAGGCCACCGATGGCTCCACTGATGGCACCCAACCGCGTCTGACCTTTCCACAGCACAGTGAAGGCGGCAGGGAAGACTGCACCACCGATCAAGAGACCCATGACAAGGAATAACCAGCCCAGGTCGATCCCGATGCCATTCCACAAACAGGCAAAGCAGGCCATGACCACCCCAAAGACACAGATCATAACATGCGAGACAAATATCAACTGTTCAGGCGTAGCTGAGGGTTTGATGTACATTTTGTAGACATCAAATGTCAGGATCGACGAGACAGCTATCAGctctgatgatgacgaagatgtcACAGCCATGAAGAGGGTTAGGAGCAATGCTATTGCCCCTTGTTTTCCAGCCAACGCAGCCGCACCAAATGGAGCTGCGAGGCCGGATGAGATCTGGCTGCTGGTCATGTTGTTGGGGTAAGTTGGGTAATTAGGGTTATTCGTCAAGGCAACAGCGGCGAGCCCTAGAGTGGTAGCAAAGCCGAAGGGAACGGCAAACCAGGCAAAGCCGCCCATGATATAAGCGCGGACCGCACTCGATGGTCGACTGGCGATGGCTCGCTGCCAATATCCCTGGTCGAGGAACACGGTGCCCATACCAGAGCACAGCTGAATGACACCGAAAATCAGGCCATAGTTAGACTTCAGCGTGAGATAGGATCCATCTGTGTTGCCGTCCACGGGACGCTCGACTGACGCCGCTTCCAGTAGATCATACATCCGGGATGGTGAGCCAATCATGTCATTGGTCGAGTAAGCGCTGAACATGAAGtagaggatgatgatcatgacgATTATGGTATGTGTGTAGTCACCTGTATTGTTAGCATGGTTTGCCGGAGGATAAGTACCTGTTAGACCTACAGAGAAAAGTGGCTCGTAGACCACCGAGAACGACGTAAATGCAGACACCGAGAGGGATCAAAAACACAGCTGCGTAGACGTTCATACCGGTTAGAGCCGTGACGACCGCGCTACCACCGAGTAGCAGCTGACTTGCGACGAGTATATTGGTCATGAGAGCGAAGAATATGAATACAAGGTGCGTTGGTGCGCCGTAGCGGTGATATACGATCTCCAGGAAGGTATGGCAATAAGGTGCGTTCTGCTTGACCTTGCAAGCGAGCACGGAGAACATGAAGATTTGTACCGTGGCGCCAGCGGCGTCTGCTGAGTTTAGTGCATGGTGATAGAAACTTTGAGACTATATCTACTCACACTGCGAAAGTCAATAACCATATGATCGGCTGAAAGATATGATTCACGCACCCAGAATGGCCCAGAAATCCCGTACTCATAAGCCACGGTACTGCTCTGCAGCAGTGTTGCAGCCCAGGTCCACGCCGAGACCACGCCACTGGCAATTAACCCCGGCTTGACACTTCGACTGGCAGTGTTGAACTCCTCACTTCCCTTGGTGGAGTATTGTGTATATCGATTCTGTCAACGTCAGCCATGCGCCTGCACATGTCTCTCATGGAATAATATACCTGGATGTGT is part of the Penicillium psychrofluorescens genome assembly, chromosome: 4 genome and encodes:
- a CDS encoding uncharacterized protein (ID:PFLUO_006650-T1.cds;~source:funannotate) produces the protein MTSRAWADGPWPLIETPSKTQDVSKHAAIYIANEMACTHNCMIRGLNSIYLQAEQVQKPADIEDFLGFIKFWANWVSDHHILEEEEMFPGFEKAIGIASFLGNNVEQHHAFQSQLQNLLTYGASTKPGSYDASTLRGIVENLAPSFHQHLSNEIDSLLSMQPYNGEALLKVYKQCVASATKQDKALVAEYQEPSVWVSPLAGKPL
- a CDS encoding uncharacterized protein (ID:PFLUO_006648-T1.cds;~source:funannotate) translates to MILLHNRDRPSSAASWAWRRLMRFVVIFVCIAAFTALIWPTIEPQNPPMHQASNITISADVKCELDESLLLKLEIKKLADFTRREIVVDFTDEEVPMTQKLDQPLWDPSKGKGKSNDHTLMEQPQDGCSIPLPVSVKLPPKPAMADASHIDFGVATTVDRLNDSLNAFEHWAAYTRTRIFAMVEPDERIPLVQAKADAMGINLHVHVSEDDYLRRYFALVPLLEKNMRPQTKWGCIIDDDTFFLSMPALVKALGEYDHTQPMYIGGISEGVPQIGVFGVMAFGGAGVFLSRPLVSDLVTVYDECQLMNFSGDRRIAYCIYQYTQTRLTIDHRLRQLDLMVDASGFFEAGRVPPLSVHHWKSWFHADMTKLGVISSLCGDECLLRQWHFSDGFILTNGFSVIRYSQMLEPGDLTMEMTWDGHNGAGLDMYLHELGPLRPRDDDKISYLLQDSEVDEITGRVTQWYIQRDTRRGDKVLELSWQKR
- a CDS encoding uncharacterized protein (ID:PFLUO_006646-T1.cds;~source:funannotate), which encodes MPSKGITIYTYISIEGYEVEFTVPKQAVRNTAADNFTSKDLEVESSNIPGMKHFTGRFEWNLLHHGAVIASAYCDINALTGKLEGGTMAATVDCKAIVTDEAIITYGFYDAGHGEVGLTNRDQCYVTVCSIANRFWMGTVAPPGSAAAQKPFSRFVLAAPHDDGMNSMTSCDAVFQHLNGDMVADLRKIAPTLRYFDHLPDHMLLEKLPHIVYGLSITQKKDVPSMLALGARYFEFRPAKLVPLFQKLSVLPNRFYFQHACIPGLAFDEFLDQLVAFLDEFQTEVLTIHIRWDNIVKECQLPTEQEVHELLTTACNKATRQRLTWGGSECFQRPIDELRNSGTRLICVVHADKYDSWTAEAYATLDAKPIIDRFESMHTAGQESSDLTVLQCQATSQSIKDVLVYSVLSADAASSCLTSTKAALDMMTLPWIRKNALQRLQANKTIVIMNDFIDGATIDTSIALSRQRLAA
- a CDS encoding uncharacterized protein (ID:PFLUO_006647-T1.cds;~source:funannotate), which encodes MGFLGHHDLAPVPEPLAIFDQFVSREPQTLVLKEKVLSVSGDSFDIKLASGEPILKVHGSWISLSGRKKVDDIHGQHLFDIVKEHLHIHSTYAIEDTHKKKIVEVKNSFTLRGSKATATFTASNGKAGTFQMKGGWFDHSADIVETTSGQNQTVARIDRKLLTGRDLVFGQQTYAVVVAPGVDAALIAALCICFDEKNHED
- a CDS encoding uncharacterized protein (ID:PFLUO_006651-T1.cds;~source:funannotate); translation: MFSVLACKVKQNAPYCHTFLEIVYHRYGAPTHLVFIFFALMTNILVASQLLLGGSAVVTALTGMNVYAAVFLIPLGVCIYVVLGGLRATFLCDYTHTIIVMIIILYFMFSAYSTNDMIGSPSRMYDLLEAASVERPVDGNTDGSYLTLKSNYGLIFGVIQLCSGMGTVFLDQGYWQRAIASRPSSAVRAYIMGGFAWFAVPFGFATTLGLAAVALTNNPNYPTYPNNMTSSQISSGLAAPFGAAALAGKQGAIALLLTLFMAVTSSSSSELIAVSSILTFDVYKMYIKPSATPEQLIFVSHVMICVFGVVMACFACLWNGIGIDLGWLFLVMGLLIGGAVFPAAFTVLWKGQTRLGAISGAIGGLIAGLTAWLVEAKVHYGTISVETTGGSYPTLAGNMAGVLTGLILTLTISWLKPDDFDWEKTRAINAPGPGRPQPGAEEDSVNVPNESGPQAARDEEKDTLEDLAITDDPKTLQKTFIVAVTLSGILSFIMDFVIPIPMFLSHYIFSRNFFTAWVVISFIWVFCAFFLCGILPIVETRSFWRRLPKLLFQKGKGKPDVVYGQGSDDGSSELVAPTSKA
- a CDS encoding uncharacterized protein (ID:PFLUO_006649-T1.cds;~source:funannotate) yields the protein MMLKRRVDVELEDEMSGESAATMARASLGTGCDIAAKRHLLCTSWVPENRDEDESVDQMTLPNMSPTNKSQCNIPP